From a region of the Rhodococcus sp. 4CII genome:
- a CDS encoding NADPH-dependent FMN reductase, with amino-acid sequence MSTYTVGYIVGSLSSTSINRILAKALINLAPDNLSFDEIPIKDLPLYSQDYDANYPPEGRALKEAIAAVDAILFVSPEFNRSIPGALKNAIDWASRPWGQNSFDHLPAAVIGASPGAIGTAVGQQSLRAVLSFANARQMTAPEAYITFDPEIYGDDGSVSDESTAQFLRAFMREFGDHIERVLTVLPRTR; translated from the coding sequence GTGAGCACCTACACGGTCGGCTACATCGTCGGAAGTTTGTCCTCCACCTCGATCAACCGGATTCTGGCCAAGGCCTTGATCAATCTCGCACCGGACAACCTGTCGTTCGACGAGATCCCCATCAAGGATCTTCCCCTCTACAGCCAGGACTACGACGCGAACTACCCGCCGGAGGGGCGAGCCCTGAAGGAGGCGATCGCCGCCGTCGACGCGATCCTGTTCGTCAGCCCCGAATTCAACCGGTCCATCCCGGGAGCGTTGAAGAATGCGATCGACTGGGCCTCACGGCCATGGGGGCAAAACTCCTTCGACCACCTGCCCGCCGCCGTGATCGGCGCCTCCCCCGGCGCGATCGGCACCGCAGTGGGCCAGCAAAGCCTGCGCGCGGTGCTGAGCTTCGCCAACGCCCGGCAGATGACGGCCCCCGAGGCGTACATCACCTTCGATCCGGAAATCTACGGCGACGACGGCTCGGTCTCCGACGAGTCGACCGCACAGTTCCTGCGCGCCTTCATGCGCGAGTTCGGTGACCACATCGAACGCGTGCTCACGGTCCTGCCGCGCACACGCTGA
- a CDS encoding TRIC cation channel family protein, with amino-acid sequence MRVAIAVTVADAFRAVDLTGVFANAVLGGVIARHEKLDPVGFAVLAVLSGLGGGMIRDTLLQHGTPIALTDYAYLTTALTAAALTFLVRVEGQVWNRVWPFLDAIALGCWAATGAQKTLAVGLGWLPALLLGTITAVGGGAVRDVVLRHIPGIFGGNTLYATCALAASGVLVILTYQGHPTVGLLAATSTGTVLCLLARWRRWILPDADAWSQTTVVPSRPRWTRRPGRRTDHNHDDDRR; translated from the coding sequence ATGCGAGTGGCGATTGCCGTAACGGTGGCCGACGCCTTCCGCGCGGTGGATCTGACGGGGGTGTTCGCCAACGCCGTGCTGGGCGGCGTCATCGCCCGGCACGAAAAGCTGGATCCGGTCGGGTTCGCCGTTCTCGCCGTCCTGTCCGGTCTCGGCGGCGGGATGATCCGCGACACGCTGTTGCAGCACGGCACGCCGATCGCCCTCACCGATTACGCCTATCTGACCACCGCCCTCACCGCGGCCGCGTTGACGTTCCTGGTCCGGGTCGAGGGACAGGTGTGGAATCGGGTGTGGCCGTTCCTCGATGCCATCGCGTTGGGTTGCTGGGCCGCGACCGGAGCACAGAAAACCCTCGCGGTGGGCCTCGGCTGGCTGCCCGCCCTGCTGCTGGGCACGATCACCGCGGTCGGCGGCGGCGCAGTCCGGGACGTGGTGCTCCGACACATCCCCGGCATCTTCGGCGGCAACACCCTGTACGCCACCTGCGCGCTCGCCGCCAGCGGAGTGCTGGTCATCCTGACGTACCAGGGCCACCCCACCGTGGGTCTGCTCGCGGCCACCTCCACCGGGACCGTGCTGTGCCTGCTGGCGCGGTGGCGCCGCTGGATCCTCCCGGACGCGGACGCCTGGTCCCAGACCACCGTCGTGCCCAGCCGCCCCCGGTGGACGCGGCGACCGGGCCGCCGAACCGACCACAACCACGACGATGACAGAAGGTAG
- a CDS encoding amidohydrolase, whose protein sequence is MSADTPATHLLAGLDDIRGRQEDFYRALHQNPELSHQEHTTAAAVAERLREFGYDVHEKIGGTGVVGILRHGDGPTVLLRADIDALPVKEDTALPYASTRTTTDPGGTEVPVMHACGHDVHTACLLGAAALLADGRDHWSGRVVALFQPAEEVGDGARRMIDDDLAGIVGSVDVALAQHVLPFPAGQVGTRPGPVLAAAESMRITVYGRGGHGSMPQSTVDPVVLAAMIVLRLQTIVSREIAPADPAVLTVGSITSGTKSNVIDDHTVLQLNVRTYSDRTRTAILDAIRRIVTAECQASRSPRDPDFDVVDHFPATDNDPATTARVRAAFDDHFGGDRTFDLPLQTASEDFSDIPTALGAPYTYWGIGGIDPDTYRNAETAGRVDDDIPVNHSPHFAPVIQPTLDTGTQTLTIAALAWLTP, encoded by the coding sequence ATGAGCGCTGATACACCGGCCACACACCTGCTCGCGGGCCTGGACGACATCCGCGGCCGGCAGGAAGACTTCTACCGGGCCCTGCACCAGAATCCGGAACTCTCCCACCAGGAGCACACCACCGCTGCCGCGGTGGCAGAGCGCCTGCGCGAGTTCGGATACGACGTCCACGAGAAGATCGGCGGCACCGGCGTCGTCGGGATCCTCCGCCACGGAGACGGGCCCACCGTCCTGCTGCGCGCCGACATCGACGCGCTCCCCGTCAAGGAAGACACCGCCCTCCCCTACGCCAGCACCCGCACCACCACCGACCCCGGCGGCACCGAGGTCCCCGTGATGCACGCCTGCGGGCACGACGTGCACACCGCCTGCCTGCTCGGCGCCGCGGCCCTGCTCGCCGACGGCCGCGACCACTGGTCCGGCCGCGTGGTCGCCCTGTTCCAACCCGCCGAGGAAGTCGGCGACGGCGCCCGCCGCATGATCGACGACGACCTCGCCGGGATCGTCGGAAGCGTCGACGTCGCACTCGCCCAGCACGTGCTGCCCTTCCCCGCCGGACAGGTCGGGACCCGGCCCGGCCCGGTACTCGCGGCGGCCGAAAGCATGCGGATCACCGTCTACGGCCGAGGCGGACACGGCTCCATGCCCCAATCCACCGTCGACCCCGTCGTGCTCGCCGCGATGATCGTCCTCCGACTGCAGACCATCGTCTCCCGCGAGATCGCACCCGCCGACCCCGCAGTGCTGACCGTCGGCAGCATCACCTCCGGCACCAAGAGCAACGTCATCGACGACCACACAGTCCTGCAACTCAACGTGCGCACCTACAGCGACCGGACCAGAACCGCCATCCTCGACGCCATCCGCCGCATCGTCACCGCCGAATGCCAGGCCTCCAGGTCACCCCGGGATCCCGACTTCGACGTCGTCGACCACTTCCCCGCCACCGACAACGACCCGGCCACCACCGCGCGGGTCCGCGCCGCATTCGACGACCACTTCGGCGGCGACCGGACCTTCGACCTCCCCCTGCAGACCGCAAGTGAGGACTTCAGCGACATCCCCACCGCCCTCGGCGCCCCCTACACGTACTGGGGCATCGGAGGCATCGACCCCGACACCTACCGCAACGCCGAGACCGCCGGACGCGTCGACGACGACATCCCGGTCAACCACTCCCCCCACTTCGCACCCGTCATCCAACCCACCCTCGACACCGGAACGCAGACCCTCACCATCGCCGCACTCGCCTGGCTGACGCCCTGA
- a CDS encoding DUF4193 domain-containing protein, whose product MATDYDAPRVTESDESTDMSLEQLTASRKESQSPAVDVDDTDPDESFDLPGADLSGEEFTVRVIPKQIDEFTCTSCFLVHHRSRLAQADQLICRDCAL is encoded by the coding sequence ATGGCCACCGACTACGACGCACCCAGAGTCACCGAATCCGACGAGTCGACGGACATGTCCCTCGAACAACTGACGGCCAGCAGGAAAGAATCCCAGTCCCCCGCAGTGGACGTCGACGACACCGACCCCGACGAGTCCTTCGACCTGCCCGGCGCCGACCTGTCCGGTGAAGAATTCACCGTCCGCGTGATCCCGAAACAGATCGACGAATTCACCTGCACCAGTTGCTTCCTGGTCCACCACCGCAGCCGCCTCGCCCAGGCCGATCAACTGATCTGCAGGGACTGCGCACTCTGA
- a CDS encoding histone-like nucleoid-structuring protein Lsr2: MRTTLQIAIAVIVGYWLGHARPTDQTAMPAAPSDGRPTDVVDQVMKLLQSSPEFAALGESVRDQLLDAVRTAATTVLGAVGNSSPVSDGGDEARNTAPDGDTTDMAGDVGAAEGDMDEDSDTAADTTAPRDDAASAADVGSPDAPTPTSAEVRDWARGHGLSVSERGRLPAEVWEAYSAAIPTPTSAEVRNWARDHGLAVSDHGRLRAEVWDAYTTATHPEG, translated from the coding sequence ATGAGAACCACACTTCAGATCGCGATCGCGGTGATCGTCGGCTACTGGCTGGGGCACGCTCGACCCACCGACCAGACGGCAATGCCTGCGGCACCGAGCGACGGTCGTCCCACGGACGTGGTCGACCAAGTCATGAAGCTGCTCCAGTCGTCCCCCGAGTTCGCGGCGCTCGGCGAATCGGTGCGCGATCAACTCCTCGACGCCGTGAGGACGGCGGCGACGACAGTCCTCGGCGCCGTCGGCAACAGCAGCCCGGTCAGCGACGGCGGTGACGAGGCCCGCAATACCGCACCCGATGGGGACACCACGGATATGGCCGGAGATGTCGGCGCCGCCGAGGGGGACATGGACGAAGACTCGGATACCGCCGCCGACACGACGGCACCACGGGACGACGCTGCTTCCGCCGCAGACGTCGGCAGTCCCGATGCACCCACCCCGACCAGTGCCGAAGTCCGCGACTGGGCGCGTGGCCACGGACTTTCCGTGTCCGAGCGTGGACGCCTACCCGCCGAGGTCTGGGAGGCCTACTCTGCCGCCATCCCCACCCCGACCAGTGCCGAGGTCCGCAACTGGGCTCGCGATCACGGCTTGGCCGTCTCAGATCACGGACGCCTCCGCGCAGAGGTCTGGGACGCTTACACCACCGCCACCCACCCCGAGGGTTGA
- a CDS encoding alpha/beta fold hydrolase has protein sequence MDRQCRIDDAVVHYAEHGVGVPLVALHGAGVDHREIEVAIEAVLPRAGYRRIYPDLPGMGRSTTDGLSCNDDVVALLGDFIDGLGAGPVMLVGHSYGAYLARGVAAQRPEAVLGLALVCPVAERSRNVPDHAVVREEAAAYDELDREQRAGFDEYFVVRTPVTARRYRDHVMPGMALVDENALGRIFAGWPVDVGSSAFPGPTLIVAGRCDSVVGYADAGELVEQYPHATLAVIEDAGHALMHERPELLAGLLGDWLDRLDQ, from the coding sequence GTGGACAGGCAGTGCCGGATCGACGACGCCGTGGTGCATTACGCCGAACACGGGGTCGGTGTGCCGCTGGTAGCCCTGCACGGCGCCGGCGTGGATCATCGTGAGATCGAGGTGGCGATCGAGGCCGTCCTTCCCCGCGCGGGCTACCGGCGGATTTACCCGGACTTGCCGGGGATGGGCCGCTCGACAACCGATGGTCTGAGCTGCAATGACGATGTGGTGGCGCTGCTCGGTGACTTCATCGATGGGCTCGGCGCGGGCCCGGTGATGTTGGTGGGTCACTCCTACGGCGCCTATCTGGCACGTGGCGTGGCCGCGCAGCGGCCGGAGGCGGTGCTCGGCCTGGCGTTGGTGTGTCCGGTCGCCGAACGGTCCCGGAACGTGCCCGACCACGCCGTGGTTCGCGAGGAGGCCGCTGCCTATGACGAGCTCGACCGCGAGCAGCGGGCCGGGTTCGACGAGTACTTCGTGGTGCGCACCCCGGTCACTGCGCGCCGCTACCGCGACCATGTGATGCCGGGGATGGCGCTCGTCGACGAGAATGCGCTCGGGCGGATCTTCGCCGGGTGGCCGGTCGACGTCGGGTCGAGTGCGTTCCCGGGGCCGACCCTGATCGTGGCGGGCCGCTGCGATTCGGTCGTCGGGTATGCCGACGCAGGCGAATTGGTCGAGCAGTACCCGCACGCCACCCTGGCGGTCATCGAGGACGCCGGCCATGCGCTGATGCACGAGCGGCCGGAATTACTCGCCGGGTTGTTGGGCGACTGGCTGGATCGGCTCGATCAGTAG
- a CDS encoding HAD family hydrolase has product MTRIRLLATDLDGTLLRSDRTISTRTAQAMEDARRSGIEVVWATARARHSVHELAQSCGFRGKAICANGAVVLDLADGTPVITATTTIAMASAAAAMDRVRTLMPGVVFANIGPTRFVAEPAYAALCVFADHHRHPHEMALSELLPDIDEPMVKIVARHPEVPSADLYRAAVAAGVDGVELTHSGAPYVEMAASGVSKASALAELCAVDGISTEEVAVAGDAINDVLMLTWAGTALSPSNALPEVLALADQVLPSNDEDGVASYLEGLASAPQFRVVNGS; this is encoded by the coding sequence GTGACCCGAATTCGGCTTCTGGCGACGGACCTCGACGGCACCCTGCTGCGGTCGGACCGCACGATCTCGACGCGCACCGCGCAGGCGATGGAGGACGCGCGACGGTCGGGGATCGAGGTGGTGTGGGCTACGGCCCGCGCCCGGCACTCCGTGCACGAGCTGGCGCAGTCGTGCGGGTTCCGCGGCAAGGCGATCTGCGCGAACGGCGCGGTCGTTCTCGACCTGGCCGACGGCACGCCTGTGATCACGGCGACGACGACCATCGCGATGGCGTCGGCCGCCGCGGCGATGGACCGGGTCCGGACACTGATGCCGGGTGTCGTGTTCGCGAACATCGGCCCGACCCGTTTCGTCGCCGAACCCGCGTACGCCGCGCTGTGCGTATTCGCCGACCACCACCGGCACCCCCACGAAATGGCACTGTCGGAACTTCTGCCCGACATCGACGAGCCGATGGTGAAGATTGTCGCCCGGCACCCCGAGGTGCCCAGCGCCGACCTGTACCGGGCGGCGGTGGCCGCCGGCGTCGACGGTGTCGAACTGACGCATTCCGGCGCGCCGTACGTCGAGATGGCGGCATCCGGCGTGTCCAAGGCGAGCGCCCTCGCGGAACTGTGCGCGGTCGATGGGATCTCGACGGAAGAAGTCGCCGTCGCCGGGGACGCCATCAACGACGTCCTGATGCTGACCTGGGCGGGCACCGCACTCTCCCCGTCCAACGCGCTGCCGGAAGTCCTTGCTCTCGCCGATCAGGTCTTGCCGAGCAACGACGAAGACGGTGTCGCCAGCTACCTGGAAGGCTTGGCGAGTGCTCCGCAGTTCCGAGTCGTGAACGGGTCGTGA
- a CDS encoding aldo/keto reductase, protein MSPRVPSIVLNSGTIVPQLGLGVWQADNDETEHAVGFALDEAGYRHIDTASAYGNEEGVGRGIANSGIAREDIFLTTKLWNADQGYEPALKAFDASLGRLGVDYVDLYLIHWPLQDDDRILRTWDALEKIAESGRAKAIGVCNFEPRHLQLLIDRGGVVPAVDQVELHPHLAQQQVREFAVDHGIAVESWSPLGGTSNSGWGDDSKPNTLLTDPIITRIGDRHSKSPAQVLIRWHLQSGLIVIPKSVHESRIRENIDVFDFELSEQDLSEIETMDDGARVGAHPDELNIDAPE, encoded by the coding sequence ATGAGTCCAAGAGTACCCAGCATCGTGCTGAATTCCGGAACCATCGTCCCGCAGCTCGGCTTGGGGGTCTGGCAGGCGGACAACGACGAGACCGAACACGCCGTCGGGTTCGCCCTGGACGAGGCGGGCTACCGGCACATCGACACCGCCTCCGCCTACGGCAACGAGGAAGGCGTGGGCCGCGGCATCGCGAACTCGGGCATCGCCCGCGAAGACATCTTTCTCACCACCAAGTTGTGGAACGCGGACCAGGGCTACGAGCCGGCGTTGAAAGCGTTCGACGCGAGCCTCGGACGTCTCGGCGTCGATTACGTCGACCTGTATCTGATCCATTGGCCGTTGCAGGACGACGACCGCATCCTCCGTACGTGGGATGCCCTGGAGAAGATCGCCGAGTCGGGTCGCGCCAAGGCGATCGGTGTGTGCAATTTCGAACCACGTCACCTGCAGTTGCTGATCGACCGCGGCGGCGTCGTCCCGGCGGTCGATCAGGTGGAGTTGCATCCGCATCTGGCCCAGCAGCAGGTCCGGGAGTTCGCCGTCGACCACGGCATCGCCGTCGAATCGTGGAGCCCGCTCGGCGGCACCAGCAATTCGGGCTGGGGCGACGACTCGAAGCCGAACACCTTGCTCACAGACCCGATCATCACGCGCATCGGCGACCGGCACAGCAAGTCCCCGGCGCAGGTGCTGATCCGCTGGCATCTGCAGAGCGGCTTGATCGTCATCCCCAAGTCGGTCCACGAATCCCGGATCCGCGAGAACATCGACGTGTTCGATTTCGAGCTCAGCGAGCAGGACCTCAGCGAGATCGAGACGATGGACGACGGTGCCCGCGTCGGAGCCCACCCGGACGAGTTGAACATCGACGCACCGGAGTAG
- a CDS encoding cytochrome P450, translated as MTDRPEFDLIDGRFYSGDLGDPRQAYAWMRAHEPVYRADGILGAASYEAVLAAERDPELFSNAGGIRPGVGPLPQMIDMDDPQHLQHRRLVNAGFTRKQVEAKIGRIREICDHLIDAVRDKDEVDFVRDLAAPLPMAVVGDMLGVRPEERATFLQWSDDLMNALGSNATDDELLAQANAYVAFNEFTLRTIAERRKNPTDDLTSILVHSEIDGHRLSDADIVGETLLILIGGDETTRHVLSGGMEQLMRHPEQQARLVNDPDGIQTAVEEMLRWSSPIKNMCRTVTRDVEFFGTDLREGEKMMLLFESANFDEAVFEHPEVFDIERSPNPHVAFGFGTHFCLGNQLARLEAKIMFEQLLSRLPDMMLVDDGPLRLRPANFVSGLEEMPVKL; from the coding sequence ATGACGGACAGGCCGGAATTCGATCTGATCGACGGACGGTTCTACTCGGGCGACCTCGGCGACCCGCGGCAGGCCTACGCGTGGATGCGCGCCCACGAGCCGGTGTACCGCGCCGACGGCATTCTCGGCGCCGCGTCGTACGAGGCCGTCCTCGCGGCCGAACGCGACCCGGAGTTGTTCTCCAATGCGGGCGGAATCCGGCCCGGGGTGGGCCCGCTGCCGCAGATGATCGACATGGACGACCCACAGCACCTGCAGCATCGGCGTCTCGTCAACGCCGGCTTCACCCGGAAGCAGGTGGAAGCGAAGATCGGCCGGATCCGCGAGATCTGCGACCACCTCATCGACGCCGTGCGCGACAAGGACGAAGTCGACTTCGTGCGCGACCTGGCCGCGCCACTCCCCATGGCGGTGGTCGGGGACATGCTCGGCGTGCGCCCCGAGGAACGCGCCACGTTCCTGCAATGGTCCGACGACCTGATGAACGCACTCGGCAGCAACGCCACGGACGACGAACTGCTCGCGCAGGCGAACGCCTACGTGGCGTTCAACGAGTTCACGCTCCGCACCATCGCGGAGCGGCGCAAGAACCCGACGGACGACCTCACCAGCATTCTCGTGCACAGCGAGATCGACGGACACCGGCTGAGCGACGCAGACATCGTCGGCGAAACCCTGCTGATCCTCATCGGCGGCGACGAGACCACCCGGCACGTCCTCAGCGGCGGCATGGAACAGCTGATGCGGCACCCCGAACAGCAGGCGCGCCTGGTGAACGACCCCGACGGCATCCAGACCGCGGTCGAGGAGATGCTCCGCTGGTCGTCGCCGATCAAGAACATGTGCCGCACCGTCACCCGCGACGTCGAGTTCTTCGGCACCGACCTGCGCGAGGGCGAGAAGATGATGCTGCTGTTCGAATCCGCCAACTTCGACGAGGCAGTGTTCGAGCATCCCGAGGTCTTCGACATCGAGCGGTCACCGAACCCACACGTCGCGTTCGGTTTCGGCACCCACTTCTGCCTCGGCAACCAACTCGCCCGGCTCGAAGCGAAGATCATGTTCGAGCAACTTCTGTCCCGTCTGCCCGACATGATGCTCGTCGACGACGGCCCGCTCCGGTTGCGCCCGGCCAACTTCGTGTCGGGGCTCGAGGAGATGCCGGTGAAGCTGTAG
- a CDS encoding SDR family oxidoreductase, producing the protein MVTHDGSNGLAKASVLVTGGGSGIGLGVATVLAAEGVHVTICGRNEEKLTRAAEQITSDRPAGTVDAITADVTNEDDVIRAVAEASGRTGRLDGVVTCAGGNETVGPVTQLDVDAWRRTVDLNVTGTMLTIKHSARALVAGGGGSIVTISSIASSNTHRWFGAYGPSKAGVDNLTRLAADELGASNVRVNCIRPGLTRTDLVALITDGGPVLDDYLANTPIARVGEVTDIAALAKFLLGPDSTWITGQIINVDGGQMLRRGPDFASMFEPMFGADGLRGVVAP; encoded by the coding sequence GTGGTCACCCACGACGGCAGCAACGGCCTCGCGAAAGCATCGGTACTCGTCACCGGTGGCGGCAGTGGCATCGGACTGGGCGTCGCCACCGTCCTCGCCGCGGAGGGCGTCCACGTCACGATCTGTGGCCGCAACGAGGAGAAACTGACACGCGCGGCGGAGCAGATCACCTCCGACCGTCCCGCGGGGACGGTCGACGCGATCACCGCCGATGTCACGAACGAGGACGACGTCATCCGCGCGGTCGCCGAGGCGAGCGGGCGAACCGGTCGACTCGACGGCGTCGTCACGTGCGCCGGCGGCAACGAAACCGTGGGCCCGGTGACTCAGCTCGACGTCGACGCCTGGCGCAGGACCGTCGACCTCAATGTCACGGGCACCATGCTGACGATCAAACATTCCGCCCGGGCACTCGTCGCCGGGGGCGGCGGTTCCATCGTCACCATCTCCTCCATCGCGAGCAGCAACACGCACCGCTGGTTCGGCGCATACGGTCCGTCGAAGGCGGGCGTCGACAACCTGACGCGACTCGCCGCCGACGAACTCGGAGCCAGCAACGTGCGCGTCAACTGCATCCGGCCCGGACTGACCCGCACCGACCTCGTCGCGCTCATCACCGACGGCGGCCCCGTGCTGGACGACTACCTGGCGAACACCCCGATCGCCCGGGTCGGCGAGGTCACCGACATCGCCGCGCTGGCCAAGTTCCTGCTCGGCCCCGACTCCACCTGGATCACGGGACAGATCATCAACGTCGACGGCGGCCAGATGCTGCGTCGGGGCCCCGACTTCGCGTCGATGTTCGAGCCCATGTTCGGTGCCGACGGACTGCGCGGGGTGGTCGCGCCGTGA
- a CDS encoding acetoacetate decarboxylase family protein, producing MTSHLVLGKRVDMPVEIRAASAFSAMYSVPTAAAQSLIDYSSLEILQFRPGRGVCVLVFVDYVDGDLGPYNEFGVAFLVRDHRAVGTSVPQDLKALAQGRAGALIHHLPVDGDFTLAAGRSIWGFPKVLADFDVAHTGSVKRGSVSRDGRLIAQLSVKPGIPVPGSGASTSLAAYSHLDGLTRFTTWDMAPGGVRSRPGGAELKLGSHPIADELRSLGLPRRALVTSSIPDLKMTFGDARPV from the coding sequence GTGACGTCGCACCTGGTTCTCGGCAAGCGGGTCGACATGCCGGTGGAGATCCGGGCGGCGTCGGCGTTCAGCGCGATGTATTCGGTTCCGACCGCGGCGGCGCAGTCGCTGATCGACTACAGCAGCCTGGAGATTCTGCAGTTCCGGCCGGGCCGCGGCGTGTGCGTGCTGGTGTTCGTCGACTACGTGGACGGCGACCTCGGCCCGTACAACGAGTTCGGGGTGGCGTTCCTCGTCCGGGACCACCGGGCCGTGGGCACGTCGGTCCCGCAGGACCTGAAGGCGCTGGCCCAGGGCCGGGCGGGGGCGCTGATCCATCACCTGCCGGTCGACGGCGACTTCACCCTGGCCGCCGGCCGCAGCATCTGGGGTTTCCCGAAGGTGCTGGCCGATTTCGACGTCGCCCACACCGGGTCGGTCAAGCGTGGTTCGGTGAGCCGGGACGGTCGGCTGATCGCGCAGTTGAGCGTCAAACCGGGCATCCCGGTGCCGGGCTCGGGTGCGAGCACGTCGCTCGCCGCCTACTCACACCTCGACGGACTCACCCGATTCACCACCTGGGACATGGCACCCGGCGGGGTCCGTTCTCGCCCAGGCGGCGCGGAGCTGAAACTGGGCAGCCATCCCATCGCCGACGAACTGCGGTCGCTGGGACTTCCCAGGCGGGCGCTCGTCACGTCGTCGATTCCCGATCTGAAGATGACGTTCGGGGACGCGCGACCCGTCTGA
- a CDS encoding LysR family substrate-binding domain-containing protein, giving the protein MVRPLTREPLLVAMHSSHPFADRVSVRLVELRDERFLTFPRGQVSRLYDHIAALCHHASFRLEAAQEALQFPTLLGLVAANTGVTIVPASLRALHLPDLRYVALSDPQAASTVSVAYRADRQQLPAIRHFLDVASSLDLADESR; this is encoded by the coding sequence GTGGTCCGGCCGCTGACCCGCGAGCCGCTGCTGGTGGCGATGCACTCGTCGCATCCCTTCGCCGACCGTGTGTCGGTGCGGCTCGTGGAACTGCGCGACGAGCGGTTCCTCACCTTCCCGCGCGGTCAGGTGTCGCGACTGTACGACCACATCGCGGCCTTGTGTCATCACGCGAGTTTCCGGTTGGAGGCCGCGCAGGAAGCCCTCCAATTTCCCACCCTCCTCGGGTTGGTCGCCGCCAATACCGGCGTCACCATCGTCCCGGCAAGTCTCCGGGCCCTGCACCTTCCGGACCTGCGCTATGTCGCACTGTCCGACCCGCAGGCGGCGTCGACGGTGTCGGTCGCGTATCGTGCCGACAGGCAACAGCTTCCGGCGATCCGGCATTTCCTCGACGTGGCGTCGTCCCTGGACCTGGCGGACGAGAGCCGGTAG